A part of Saliniradius amylolyticus genomic DNA contains:
- a CDS encoding response regulator has protein sequence MSKSLLIVDDSPSVRQMVEATLKSANYKVKAAKDGQEGLNLAKSEQFDFVLTDQNMPNMDGLTLIKSLRGLPAYTRTPIIVLTTEASDEMKTQGRAAGATGWMVKPFDPSKLLAVVAKVLN, from the coding sequence ATGAGTAAATCATTATTGATAGTGGACGATTCACCTTCAGTTCGGCAGATGGTTGAGGCAACACTTAAAAGTGCTAATTACAAAGTCAAGGCGGCTAAAGATGGTCAGGAGGGGCTGAACCTGGCGAAGTCAGAACAGTTTGACTTTGTCCTGACCGACCAGAATATGCCTAACATGGATGGCCTGACACTGATTAAGTCATTACGAGGACTCCCCGCCTATACCAGAACACCCATAATAGTGCTCACCACGGAAGCCAGCGATGAGATGAAAACTCAGGGTCGAGCTGCTGGCGCCACAGGCTGGATGGTAAAGCCGTTTGATCCCAGTAAGTTACTGGCAGTAGTGGCCAAGGTGCTGAATTAA
- a CDS encoding ATP-binding SpoIIE family protein phosphatase, translating into MTSDSEQLTLPRCLLVLTDSPSNGLLYEDFFSYKGCLVDCIDSQALQGKRISKSYEFVLVDMELPADELTELLKRTAAALPDLPLLVVNTDADFRCIEQCFRVGVNDYVVKPVNLELLSFKVSQLYGAEQLIKDARHQQHALRHLVYQHQFNQEIAHNVYENMLARFSTPLPYCDVVKVAADEFCGDIFLTGKAPNGNVYLLLADATGHGLAAAIQILPLANIFHAMVAKGCELSLMAVELNQRLHDSGLGDRFVACCLVELSQNARELRVWNGGMPDVLLFDEPGKIVHRFSSQHMALGVLDRKLFSVATERMPIDAGTRLVMFSDGVTEQRNQHGDWFGEQRLLNLLAETGSSLEQRLIGALNEFLGNTDYKDDITVAETDLTQLHKSVENTEHYKQIPQGCVESKIRVSGRMLGEAGLLNTFSQLLKNIYLPEEVRHRAYTVFTELYNNALDHGILRLPSELKDDFDGFVDYLEQRDKRKQALSENDWIEITILVNSARQLLRLSIKDDGDGYSSEGDGNESEAFGRGLMLVKQLCHAVEVTPPGNETTVTVKWEDNE; encoded by the coding sequence ATGACTTCAGACAGTGAACAACTCACGCTGCCCCGATGCCTCTTGGTGCTCACGGATTCTCCGTCGAATGGGTTACTTTATGAAGATTTCTTCAGCTACAAAGGGTGTCTGGTTGACTGCATCGACTCTCAAGCTCTGCAAGGAAAGCGCATCAGCAAGAGCTACGAGTTTGTACTTGTGGATATGGAGTTGCCAGCCGATGAGCTGACGGAGCTACTAAAAAGGACCGCGGCGGCCTTGCCAGACCTTCCCCTCCTGGTGGTCAATACTGACGCGGACTTTCGGTGCATTGAGCAGTGCTTCCGGGTGGGAGTGAATGATTATGTTGTTAAGCCCGTTAATCTGGAACTGCTCTCGTTTAAGGTGAGCCAGCTCTATGGTGCAGAACAGCTGATTAAAGACGCGCGGCACCAGCAACATGCACTGCGTCATCTGGTTTACCAGCACCAGTTTAACCAAGAGATTGCACACAATGTGTATGAAAATATGCTGGCTCGATTCTCTACGCCGCTCCCATATTGTGACGTCGTGAAGGTCGCCGCTGACGAGTTTTGTGGAGACATATTTCTCACCGGAAAAGCGCCAAATGGGAATGTGTATTTGCTACTGGCCGATGCGACCGGTCACGGTTTGGCGGCCGCCATTCAAATATTGCCATTAGCGAATATTTTTCATGCGATGGTCGCGAAGGGGTGTGAGTTATCGCTGATGGCCGTTGAGCTTAATCAACGTCTTCATGACAGTGGACTGGGGGATCGCTTTGTGGCCTGTTGTCTGGTGGAGCTGAGCCAGAATGCCAGGGAGCTGAGGGTATGGAATGGCGGCATGCCTGATGTCCTTTTATTTGATGAACCAGGCAAGATAGTACATCGGTTTTCTTCACAACATATGGCATTGGGAGTGTTAGACAGAAAGTTGTTCAGTGTCGCCACAGAGAGAATGCCTATAGACGCAGGAACCCGTTTAGTGATGTTCAGTGATGGGGTTACTGAGCAGCGTAATCAGCACGGTGACTGGTTTGGCGAGCAGCGACTGCTAAATCTATTGGCAGAAACTGGTTCTTCACTGGAACAGCGTCTCATTGGGGCGCTTAATGAGTTTCTGGGGAACACTGATTATAAGGATGATATTACTGTTGCGGAAACGGATCTGACCCAGCTTCACAAATCTGTAGAAAACACCGAGCACTATAAGCAAATACCGCAGGGGTGTGTGGAAAGCAAGATTAGAGTGAGCGGCAGAATGCTCGGGGAAGCTGGCTTGCTGAACACCTTTAGCCAGCTATTAAAAAACATTTATCTACCGGAAGAAGTGCGCCACCGTGCCTACACGGTGTTCACCGAACTGTACAACAATGCACTGGATCACGGGATCTTACGCTTACCCTCTGAATTGAAAGATGATTTTGACGGGTTTGTTGACTACCTTGAACAGCGGGATAAGCGCAAACAGGCGTTATCGGAGAATGACTGGATCGAAATCACCATCCTTGTCAACAGCGCCCGTCAGTTGCTTCGACTGAGCATTAAAGATGATGGTGATGGGTATTCAAGCGAGGGGGATGGCAACGAAAGCGAGGCTTTTGGACGGGGCCTGATGTTAGTAAAACAATTATGTCACGCGGTTGAGGTGACGCCGCCCGGGAACGAAACAACAGTAACAGTGAAATGGGAAGACAATGAGTAA
- a CDS encoding STAS domain-containing protein has product MNEDVSRIRLPERFDFDHHKIFSQAYKAALNKPGCASIILDFSDVDYLDSSALGLMVLLHREANSQGVSLAIEGASGVARDILNMANMQKLYDFRQ; this is encoded by the coding sequence ATGAACGAAGATGTATCACGTATTCGACTGCCGGAAAGGTTTGACTTCGACCATCACAAGATATTCAGTCAGGCATATAAGGCCGCGCTCAACAAGCCTGGCTGCGCCAGCATTATACTGGATTTCAGTGATGTGGATTACCTGGACAGTTCCGCACTCGGTCTGATGGTCCTGTTGCACCGTGAGGCCAATTCTCAGGGCGTTTCACTGGCTATTGAGGGCGCATCGGGCGTTGCCCGGGACATTTTGAATATGGCGAATATGCAAAAGTTGTATGACTTCAGACAGTGA
- a CDS encoding methyl-accepting chemotaxis protein: MLQLFARPQWSLLSLATVISLGLILTGFVLVGWAVMAFGAWLAVKFSDTHKTNDEAKARSDGVDEDSGAAVGDASLLFSSIGTSLDECNDALERIRSTQSDATTTLTQAFSELQQQMDSEREWIKRLTYTSEVQHGNGDESPVTQSQYMHQFAKSTEHTLDQFINTTVNMSASSMDLLQKVNQIDEAMPEIMKALKDVDDIASQTNLLALNAAIEAARAGEAGRGFAVVADEVRALSNRSAGFSQSIQQQLTQIRDQIAELTQAMGKVAAQDVSYVMDAKKEINQALDMIVDKTQEDEQTIEKLDVIAQQLESSLNRVIRGLQFDDINGQQLVFVQQSLVEVAELLDCHQRDSVDSLIEKARRRADEVTERLTAQRNPVSSSDMNSGDVELF, translated from the coding sequence GTGCTGCAGCTTTTTGCAAGACCACAATGGAGCCTGTTGTCGCTCGCTACCGTCATCTCGCTCGGTTTGATACTGACCGGCTTCGTACTGGTGGGGTGGGCCGTTATGGCTTTCGGCGCATGGCTCGCGGTAAAGTTTTCAGACACCCATAAAACCAACGATGAAGCCAAGGCCCGTTCTGACGGGGTGGATGAGGACTCCGGGGCGGCTGTGGGAGACGCCTCATTGTTGTTTAGCAGCATTGGTACGTCTTTGGATGAATGTAACGACGCATTAGAGCGAATACGTAGTACTCAAAGTGATGCGACGACGACGCTGACGCAGGCCTTTTCAGAATTACAGCAACAAATGGACAGTGAGCGGGAGTGGATAAAGCGCCTCACTTACACGAGCGAAGTCCAACATGGTAATGGTGACGAGTCGCCCGTGACACAAAGCCAGTATATGCACCAGTTTGCCAAAAGCACCGAGCATACCCTGGACCAGTTTATCAACACGACGGTCAATATGTCCGCCTCTTCCATGGACTTGCTCCAAAAGGTGAATCAGATCGATGAAGCCATGCCCGAGATCATGAAGGCTTTAAAAGACGTCGACGATATCGCTTCGCAAACGAACCTTCTGGCCCTGAATGCAGCCATCGAGGCGGCCCGTGCAGGAGAAGCAGGACGCGGCTTTGCAGTGGTTGCCGATGAAGTGCGAGCACTGTCCAATCGCTCGGCGGGATTCAGTCAGTCGATTCAACAGCAGTTGACTCAGATTCGTGATCAGATTGCCGAACTCACCCAGGCCATGGGTAAGGTTGCGGCTCAGGACGTGAGTTATGTAATGGACGCGAAAAAAGAAATCAACCAGGCACTGGACATGATTGTGGATAAAACCCAGGAAGACGAACAAACCATTGAAAAACTGGATGTGATAGCACAACAACTGGAAAGTTCGCTGAACCGGGTCATACGTGGCCTGCAGTTTGATGACATCAATGGACAACAGTTGGTGTTTGTGCAGCAGTCTTTGGTCGAAGTGGCTGAGTTGCTGGACTGTCACCAGCGTGATTCTGTCGACTCTTTAATCGAGAAGGCCCGGCGACGTGCCGATGAAGTGACCGAGCGGCTAACAGCCCAGCGCAATCCAGTATCTTCGTCCGACATGAACAGTGGCGATGTCGAACTGTTTTAA
- a CDS encoding PAS domain S-box protein, with product MTRQAGLRKTTGRWVVLLGAFVLVADALILMLLSDDDDLLKPYRTELTQLKQQILSITARQNDDTINPTWLREQIKTLRPQMPVVLLNSELAFIPNQPDFQSLSLPSADEIERSLKSSNFHAGMGSLKIIHPQERWLALLPVVPQPARLASEAPSYLLVPLPEEPQETLLNNEIFPAVLIINALLGYLFWLVYTKRFTPLKGAGTHYLNFSRQPDASIPPSVLAPDNAGSYKPDDAVRFVAQSEFTALLQSIPDAALIFDHNKEVIEANSAALQLLECEPSQLQGKKVESLMGIQDRQGHSLLSRPAVELLPNRGDIISFSDCQLKTGPGHTHLVSLTLSCLSRGGKGQRRAVLIISDESALEQMRYESQQQKYLLNAMYSHTPALVYLKDRRSVYLMANNAFAEFIGRSQEHIIGQRPQQLFEGAVLEQLQALEQEVLDSGLPVTREIEHLTRTPRTFLYQEFPLKDSQGNVRYTGGIASDVTAERQLENTLQALATDSSARSGDSFFNSLVKQLQRLTKADFVFIGETIKRPHQMMVIAANHKGQEHPLFCYYTDNSPCQATLQQQGYYSVDLQSEFPNNQIYHLLNLHYYQAMPLLDAEGQAIGVMTLSYESEPEDPHWLKSTLELFCSRVSAELSRERLQRHLHRLSSKLSSHIENTPLAVIEWNSEFTVLNWNHSAEKLFGYSADEAIGHPLNTLIIAPIRWAYDSAILNYVVVNRTNNKCTHTNVSQDGREVLCEWENTVILNDLGEVESVISVIKDVTAERRLLFKIQQKELEQRQMLNSMVDAIITIDNHGLITSFNHSAETLFGYSEQDILGQNVKILMPANIRRHHDHYLAEHMRTGITKLIGTSREVMGVKSDGTEFPMRLSVNKLPGSNNDGEPHFIGSCTDITQEKQKDQQLKHSMKMDALGRLTGGVAHDFNNLLGIVSGYAELLDMSLDDDALRQYAAEILKASHRGERLTSRLLKFTRKRAAEPKPININNTLEEQREMLQRSLTPTIEIDFSLTPNLPQVSVDVSEFEDALLNLCINAKHAMDGQGRLSIRTYDYQGASKSEEDVVKRQWVVMQVEDEGIGMTEEVKQRLFEPFFSTKDEEKGTGLGLSQVYGFVDRASGFIEVDSEPNKGARFSLYFPAIDANEHTQKEEDSVMNPPYYGNETLLIVDDEVALADVLTTTLKHYGYQLLSANSAEQALEVLEHQPVDLVISDVVMKHQSGFELASQVKHRFKLPVLLISGYYDESERRNNDQSYTQLIHKPFSARTLLEAIRNTLENKGA from the coding sequence ATGACAAGGCAGGCCGGGTTAAGAAAAACAACGGGACGTTGGGTTGTTCTGCTGGGGGCATTCGTCTTGGTCGCGGACGCCCTCATATTAATGCTGCTATCAGACGATGATGATCTCCTCAAACCGTATCGCACGGAACTGACTCAACTTAAACAGCAGATTCTGAGTATCACCGCCAGGCAGAACGACGACACCATCAATCCCACTTGGCTGAGGGAGCAAATAAAAACTCTTCGGCCTCAAATGCCGGTGGTACTGCTGAACTCAGAGCTCGCATTCATTCCCAATCAGCCAGACTTTCAAAGTCTTAGTCTGCCATCCGCTGATGAAATAGAGCGCTCATTAAAATCCAGCAACTTCCACGCAGGCATGGGGAGTTTAAAAATCATACACCCTCAGGAACGCTGGCTTGCACTGCTTCCGGTCGTCCCTCAACCTGCGCGACTGGCTTCCGAAGCTCCCTCATACCTGTTGGTCCCCCTGCCAGAAGAACCTCAGGAGACATTGCTGAATAACGAGATATTCCCAGCTGTGTTAATCATCAATGCCTTACTGGGGTACTTATTTTGGCTCGTATATACCAAAAGGTTCACGCCATTGAAGGGAGCGGGCACACACTACCTCAACTTTTCCAGACAGCCTGATGCCTCTATTCCTCCCTCCGTTCTTGCCCCTGATAATGCAGGAAGTTATAAGCCCGACGACGCTGTGCGGTTTGTCGCCCAAAGCGAATTTACCGCTCTGTTGCAAAGCATACCGGATGCAGCGCTCATATTTGATCACAATAAAGAGGTGATAGAAGCCAACAGCGCCGCCTTGCAACTTCTGGAGTGCGAACCCAGTCAGCTTCAGGGAAAAAAGGTAGAATCTCTAATGGGCATTCAGGATCGTCAGGGACATTCCCTGCTCAGCCGCCCTGCGGTCGAATTACTGCCAAACCGCGGCGATATCATCAGCTTTTCCGACTGTCAGTTGAAAACCGGCCCGGGCCATACCCATCTGGTCTCGTTAACCTTATCGTGTCTCAGCCGAGGCGGTAAAGGACAACGGCGCGCCGTTCTAATCATCAGTGATGAGTCTGCGCTTGAACAGATGCGCTACGAATCTCAGCAGCAAAAATACCTTCTGAACGCCATGTATAGTCATACCCCGGCATTAGTCTATTTAAAAGACCGGCGTTCGGTATATCTAATGGCGAACAATGCCTTTGCCGAATTTATCGGGCGCTCCCAGGAGCATATTATCGGCCAGCGCCCTCAGCAGCTTTTTGAGGGCGCCGTTCTGGAACAGTTGCAGGCACTGGAACAAGAAGTACTCGATAGCGGACTGCCTGTCACCCGTGAAATTGAGCATTTGACTCGTACACCAAGAACTTTTCTGTATCAGGAGTTTCCACTCAAAGACTCTCAAGGTAATGTGCGCTACACCGGCGGCATCGCGTCCGATGTGACCGCAGAGCGCCAGCTAGAGAACACCTTACAGGCACTGGCCACTGACAGTTCTGCCAGGTCTGGAGACAGCTTCTTTAACAGCCTGGTAAAACAGCTACAGCGCCTGACCAAGGCTGACTTTGTATTTATCGGGGAAACCATAAAACGCCCTCATCAGATGATGGTGATCGCAGCCAACCATAAAGGCCAAGAGCATCCCTTATTTTGTTATTACACCGACAACTCGCCTTGCCAGGCAACCCTCCAACAGCAAGGATATTATAGTGTCGACCTGCAAAGTGAGTTCCCGAACAATCAGATATATCATCTACTGAACTTACACTATTACCAGGCAATGCCTTTGCTTGATGCCGAGGGTCAGGCTATTGGTGTGATGACATTATCTTACGAGTCGGAGCCTGAAGATCCCCATTGGCTTAAGAGCACTCTGGAATTATTCTGCAGCCGCGTGAGCGCCGAGTTAAGTCGCGAACGTCTACAACGGCACCTGCATCGTCTGTCCTCCAAACTCTCCAGTCATATCGAAAACACGCCTCTGGCGGTCATAGAGTGGAATTCGGAATTTACGGTGTTAAATTGGAATCACTCTGCAGAAAAGCTGTTTGGATACTCTGCCGATGAGGCTATCGGGCATCCGCTCAATACGTTGATCATCGCTCCTATTCGCTGGGCTTATGACAGCGCCATTCTCAATTACGTGGTGGTCAACCGCACCAATAATAAATGCACCCATACCAACGTTAGCCAGGATGGTCGCGAGGTCCTCTGTGAGTGGGAAAATACCGTTATTTTGAATGATCTGGGTGAGGTGGAAAGCGTCATTTCGGTTATTAAAGACGTCACTGCCGAGCGCCGATTATTGTTTAAAATTCAACAAAAAGAACTCGAACAGCGACAGATGCTCAACTCCATGGTGGATGCCATCATCACCATCGATAACCACGGGCTGATCACCAGCTTCAATCACTCTGCCGAAACCCTGTTCGGTTATTCAGAACAGGATATATTAGGTCAGAACGTTAAAATTCTGATGCCTGCCAACATTCGTCGGCACCATGACCATTACCTGGCAGAACACATGCGCACCGGTATTACCAAGCTCATCGGTACCAGCCGCGAAGTCATGGGTGTTAAGTCCGATGGGACCGAGTTTCCCATGCGACTGTCGGTGAATAAATTGCCGGGCTCCAACAACGATGGAGAGCCACACTTCATCGGTAGCTGCACCGACATTACTCAAGAGAAGCAAAAAGACCAACAGCTCAAACATTCGATGAAGATGGATGCATTAGGGCGACTCACCGGTGGTGTTGCCCATGACTTTAACAATCTTCTCGGCATTGTCTCAGGGTACGCCGAACTGCTGGATATGAGTCTGGATGATGACGCCTTACGTCAATACGCTGCCGAGATTCTCAAGGCCAGTCACCGCGGGGAACGGCTCACCTCCCGCTTGTTAAAGTTCACCCGAAAGCGGGCCGCCGAGCCCAAGCCCATTAATATCAACAACACACTGGAAGAACAGCGGGAAATGTTACAACGCTCGCTCACCCCAACCATTGAAATAGACTTTTCGCTTACTCCCAATCTTCCACAAGTTTCCGTGGATGTGAGCGAGTTTGAGGACGCCCTGCTTAATCTTTGCATCAACGCCAAACACGCCATGGACGGTCAGGGCAGACTGAGCATTCGCACCTATGATTATCAGGGAGCCAGCAAGTCTGAAGAAGATGTGGTCAAACGGCAATGGGTGGTCATGCAAGTGGAAGACGAAGGGATTGGCATGACCGAAGAGGTCAAACAACGACTGTTTGAACCCTTTTTCTCGACTAAAGATGAGGAAAAAGGCACAGGGCTGGGGCTTAGCCAGGTATACGGATTCGTCGATCGAGCCTCGGGATTTATTGAGGTGGATTCCGAGCCCAATAAAGGCGCCCGGTTCAGCTTGTACTTCCCGGCCATTGATGCAAACGAGCACACTCAAAAGGAGGAGGACAGTGTCATGAATCCACCCTACTACGGGAATGAAACCCTACTAATCGTGGATGACGAGGTTGCTCTGGCAGATGTACTGACCACCACACTCAAACACTACGGTTATCAATTGCTGTCAGCGAATTCAGCCGAACAGGCCTTAGAAGTGCTGGAGCATCAACCGGTGGATCTGGTGATCTCAGACGTGGTCATGAAGCATCAGTCAGGTTTTGAACTGGCCAGTCAGGTAAAGCATCGTTTTAAATTACCAGTACTGTTGATCAGCGGCTACTACGATGAATCAGAGCGACGTAATAACGATCAAAGCTACACGCAATTGATCCACAAACCCTTCAGCGCTCGCACACTACTTGAAGCCATAAGAAACACTTTGGAAAACAAAGGAGCATAA
- a CDS encoding response regulator, which yields MEKLRLLLVEDEHAFHQLITKTLSDDYDITIADSVMQATDLIDQQHFDFALVDENLGNASGSQWIQTHHERDNFPRSTIIYSGSAAEETLLKALDCGASDFLKKPFSMQALKQKLASLQKYHERLDEYEDQLSSSNEVLVTALTQAAKFGQCMQLVKELNHCMTLEQMATSLQRFFKQVDLKAIIGLRLNDQQQLAVHTEKGSCSPLEEQVIHALANKKRVFTYGQRTAFNHEVASILVLNFARSQDSEIWIDALASLIESIASRIQFLNYHHSVLEVQTMLARTLTETRSLVNAAKQNREDTLNAIRQSIGLSFHVLDLSEEQEQYLSDLVEKALTENASEEKTLMQIRHALDDILQTIDKVTEQQDAPTPAVEPAVPALDDDILF from the coding sequence ATGGAAAAACTACGCTTGCTGCTTGTGGAGGATGAACACGCTTTTCATCAACTTATTACCAAAACACTGTCTGACGACTATGACATCACCATTGCCGATTCGGTTATGCAGGCCACCGATTTAATTGACCAGCAGCACTTTGACTTTGCGCTGGTGGATGAAAACCTCGGTAACGCCAGTGGGTCACAATGGATTCAAACACACCATGAACGTGACAACTTCCCTCGTTCGACCATTATTTACTCCGGCTCGGCGGCCGAAGAAACCCTGCTCAAGGCGCTTGACTGTGGCGCCAGCGACTTTCTTAAAAAGCCTTTTTCGATGCAGGCGCTTAAGCAAAAGCTGGCGAGTTTACAAAAGTATCATGAACGACTGGACGAATATGAAGATCAGTTAAGTAGCAGTAACGAAGTCCTGGTCACCGCCCTGACTCAGGCGGCAAAATTTGGGCAATGTATGCAACTGGTCAAGGAGCTAAACCATTGCATGACACTGGAGCAAATGGCCACATCACTGCAACGGTTCTTCAAGCAGGTAGACCTGAAAGCCATTATCGGATTACGTCTGAACGACCAACAACAGCTTGCCGTGCATACCGAAAAAGGCAGTTGCTCTCCCCTGGAAGAGCAAGTCATTCATGCTCTGGCCAACAAAAAACGCGTATTCACCTACGGTCAACGGACGGCCTTTAATCACGAAGTGGCCTCCATACTGGTGCTGAATTTTGCGCGCAGTCAGGACTCGGAAATTTGGATCGACGCCCTGGCATCACTGATCGAATCCATCGCATCTCGCATTCAGTTTCTCAATTACCATCATTCTGTACTAGAGGTTCAGACCATGCTGGCCAGAACGCTTACCGAAACCCGCAGCCTGGTGAATGCCGCCAAGCAAAACCGCGAGGATACGCTTAACGCCATTCGCCAGAGCATCGGTCTGAGCTTTCATGTACTGGATCTGAGTGAAGAGCAGGAGCAATACCTCAGTGACCTGGTGGAAAAGGCGCTGACCGAAAACGCCAGTGAAGAGAAGACCCTGATGCAGATCCGTCATGCTCTGGATGACATACTGCAGACCATTGATAAAGTCACCGAGCAGCAAGATGCCCCCACCCCTGCGGTGGAGCCTGCGGTGCCAGCGCTCGACGACGATATTCTATTTTAG
- a CDS encoding cation diffusion facilitator family transporter: protein MAHHHHHHGHSTQRIGLAFFLNLAFTLIEFVGGLLTNSTAILADAVHDLGDSLALGMAWGMEKLSHKHPNQNFTYGFRRLSLVAALVNALVLLVGSVWVISHAIPRLWDPQMPVAEGMVVLALMGIAANGYAAYKLSHGNTLNERVLNWHLLEDVLGWVAVLVVAIVLLFVDWPILDPILSIAFTLFILLNVGKNLYTTIKLFIQASPNPAQYQQMRQAMLEQQGVEDVHHMHFWSLDGERHVLTAHVVVSENLSADHRHRLKTALSGALSEFELAHTTIELEYPDEVCRDQTSSG from the coding sequence ATGGCGCACCATCACCATCATCATGGTCACTCAACTCAGCGTATCGGGCTGGCATTTTTCCTGAATCTGGCCTTTACCCTGATCGAATTTGTCGGCGGATTGCTGACCAACAGTACCGCCATTCTGGCCGACGCCGTGCATGATTTAGGCGACTCTTTAGCGTTAGGCATGGCCTGGGGCATGGAGAAGCTGAGCCATAAACACCCCAACCAGAACTTTACCTATGGTTTTCGTCGCCTGTCATTGGTGGCGGCTTTGGTAAACGCCCTGGTGTTACTGGTTGGTTCGGTGTGGGTGATAAGCCATGCCATTCCCCGGTTGTGGGACCCTCAGATGCCAGTCGCTGAAGGCATGGTTGTGCTGGCGCTAATGGGCATTGCGGCCAATGGTTATGCGGCCTATAAACTTAGTCATGGCAATACCCTCAACGAACGCGTATTAAACTGGCACCTGCTGGAGGATGTGCTCGGCTGGGTTGCCGTATTAGTGGTCGCCATCGTGTTGTTGTTTGTCGACTGGCCAATTCTGGACCCCATCCTGTCCATCGCCTTTACCCTGTTTATCCTTTTGAATGTGGGCAAAAACCTCTATACCACCATCAAACTGTTCATCCAGGCGTCACCCAACCCAGCTCAATACCAGCAGATGCGTCAGGCCATGCTGGAGCAACAAGGCGTTGAAGACGTGCATCACATGCACTTTTGGTCACTGGATGGCGAGCGCCATGTGCTTACCGCTCATGTGGTGGTATCGGAAAATCTGTCCGCCGATCACCGACACCGGCTCAAAACGGCCCTATCCGGGGCTCTGTCAGAGTTTGAGCTGGCCCACACCACCATCGAGCTGGAGTACCCTGACGAAGTGTGTCGCGACCAGACTAGTTCCGGGTAA
- a CDS encoding ACT domain-containing protein: MTKQTLAILPETFTIYSLHTQSAIPPSVLSSPIFFIGKTYDELSLVVPEPVYIEAEESDPDWRALEVLGPLELSMVGIMAQIGNVLAQAKVSIFVVSTFETDYFLVKQQDLDAAQQALQQAGYKVMD; encoded by the coding sequence ATGACCAAGCAAACACTGGCCATCTTGCCGGAAACCTTCACCATCTACAGCTTGCATACTCAGAGTGCGATTCCTCCTTCGGTGCTAAGCAGTCCTATCTTCTTTATCGGCAAGACCTATGACGAACTGTCATTGGTGGTGCCCGAACCGGTATATATCGAAGCCGAAGAGAGCGATCCAGACTGGCGCGCTCTGGAAGTGCTGGGCCCGCTGGAACTGTCGATGGTAGGCATCATGGCTCAAATCGGTAATGTATTGGCACAGGCAAAAGTTAGCATCTTTGTGGTCTCCACCTTCGAGACCGATTACTTTTTGGTTAAACAACAGGATCTGGACGCCGCTCAACAAGCTTTACAGCAGGCCGGTTACAAGGTCATGGACTGA
- a CDS encoding PTS glucose transporter subunit IIA translates to MLPLFQPKAPEHCRLSLTLTSPVSGHNQASVDLDNALINSGCLGHGCAITPTCDYLQAPFDGQVLALSNGHEQLRLKSQQGLELILHLGLYSHSWHRCGFSPLLKPGERFSQGQRLMEFNLRQLKTQAEWPYCLLLCPQWRKLQAITVHPGQVFAGQDPCMTLYL, encoded by the coding sequence ATGCTCCCGCTGTTTCAGCCTAAAGCCCCGGAACACTGTCGCCTGTCGCTGACGCTTACCAGCCCGGTCAGTGGTCACAATCAAGCCTCGGTCGACCTGGACAACGCCCTTATCAACAGCGGATGTCTGGGCCATGGCTGCGCCATTACTCCGACCTGTGACTATTTACAGGCTCCCTTTGACGGACAGGTTTTGGCACTTTCCAACGGCCATGAACAATTAAGACTGAAAAGCCAGCAAGGCCTGGAACTGATCCTACACCTTGGCCTGTACAGCCACAGTTGGCACCGCTGCGGTTTCAGCCCGCTACTCAAACCCGGTGAACGTTTCAGTCAGGGACAGCGACTGATGGAATTCAATCTTCGGCAATTAAAAACTCAGGCCGAGTGGCCCTATTGCCTGCTACTGTGTCCACAATGGCGGAAGCTCCAAGCCATCACCGTACACCCTGGTCAGGTTTTTGCCGGTCAGGACCCCTGCATGACTCTATATCTCTAG
- a CDS encoding ArsC family reductase, with protein MTTLYGIKNCDTIKKARKWLEQHQIPYQFHDYRQDGLDKDWLNQRVQELGWQQVLNKRGTTYRQLSDEQKANLDEASAIELLAEYPAMIKRPLLAHDGQHYLGFKADDYAEVFNAK; from the coding sequence ATGACCACCCTTTACGGCATTAAAAATTGCGACACCATCAAAAAAGCCCGCAAATGGCTGGAGCAACACCAAATTCCCTATCAGTTTCACGACTACCGTCAGGATGGCCTGGATAAAGACTGGCTGAATCAGCGCGTTCAGGAGCTGGGCTGGCAGCAAGTACTCAATAAGCGCGGCACGACCTACCGCCAGTTAAGTGACGAGCAAAAAGCCAACCTGGATGAAGCCAGCGCCATTGAGCTTTTGGCCGAATACCCGGCCATGATCAAGCGTCCCCTGCTGGCCCACGACGGCCAGCATTATCTGGGTTTTAAGGCCGACGATTACGCCGAGGTGTTCAATGCAAAATGA